The following proteins are co-located in the Echinicola sp. 20G genome:
- a CDS encoding alpha-L-arabinofuranosidase C-terminal domain-containing protein, which translates to MKKIKPLMLGILAVMAPLFLQAQHEPTELVVDLNEKVSDVSPTMWGLFFEDINFAADGGLYAEMIKNYSFEFENPMMGWGRVEDHGAKGYVFNRKHEAAGANHKFLRMQRLNEEGNFGVSNQGFRGIAVKEGLKYTLTFIAKVAKGQNLTVTAKLWDKNQLIGEGSVSGFSDEWAEYEIEMTSAKTLDGAGFQFLLEGEGELDVDMISMFPEDTWKGRKRGLRKDLVQLLADMNPGFLRFPGGCIVEGFDLENRYEWKKTIGNMEDREVIKNRWNIEFAHRTTPDYYQSFGIGFFEYFQLSEDIGAEPLPILSCGLACQFNTGEQVPIGALDEYVNDALDLIEFANGAVDSKWGAKRAEMGHPEPFGLKFIGVGNENWGPQYIERAKIFEQAIKAAYPEVTIVSTSGPFPDGREFEYLWGELREMDAELVDEHYYRPPSWFRENARRYDDYDRNGPKVFAGEYAAHSTTVREDFKRNNWEAALSEAAFMTGLERNADVVRLASYAPLFAHVDGWQWNPDMIWFDNLRSYGTTNYQVQKLFSTNPGTHVLSITQEGNSLAGENDLYASATIDENTNELIFKIVNTSSEAKQVSIKLGGKYKGNGVGELLEMADKDLEAYNSLDDPEAVIPVSRSIEVNKKTIELELKGQSVNVGRVKLTK; encoded by the coding sequence ATGAAAAAGATTAAACCCCTAATGCTTGGGATATTGGCGGTTATGGCGCCTTTGTTCTTACAAGCCCAGCATGAACCTACCGAATTAGTAGTCGACTTGAATGAAAAAGTCTCTGATGTATCCCCGACCATGTGGGGGTTATTTTTTGAAGATATCAACTTCGCCGCGGATGGTGGGCTTTATGCCGAGATGATCAAGAATTATTCTTTCGAATTTGAAAACCCCATGATGGGATGGGGCAGAGTAGAAGACCATGGCGCCAAGGGCTATGTTTTTAACCGCAAACATGAAGCTGCGGGAGCCAATCATAAATTTCTCCGAATGCAGCGTCTCAATGAAGAGGGAAATTTTGGGGTAAGCAACCAAGGATTCCGAGGAATCGCTGTCAAGGAAGGCTTAAAATATACTTTGACCTTCATTGCGAAAGTAGCCAAAGGACAGAACTTAACCGTTACGGCTAAACTATGGGATAAAAACCAGTTGATCGGAGAAGGGTCCGTTAGTGGATTTTCCGATGAATGGGCTGAATATGAGATTGAAATGACCTCTGCCAAGACTTTGGACGGGGCGGGATTTCAATTTCTGCTCGAGGGAGAAGGTGAATTAGACGTGGATATGATCAGCATGTTTCCAGAGGATACTTGGAAAGGAAGAAAAAGAGGCTTAAGAAAAGATTTGGTTCAGCTTTTGGCGGACATGAATCCTGGATTTTTGAGGTTTCCGGGAGGATGTATCGTTGAAGGGTTTGACCTGGAAAACCGATATGAGTGGAAGAAGACCATCGGAAATATGGAAGACCGTGAGGTGATCAAAAACCGTTGGAATATTGAGTTTGCCCATCGAACTACACCGGATTATTACCAATCCTTTGGAATTGGTTTTTTCGAATATTTTCAGTTGTCAGAGGACATTGGCGCGGAACCACTTCCTATTTTGAGTTGTGGACTGGCCTGTCAGTTCAATACTGGAGAGCAAGTACCTATAGGGGCCTTGGACGAATATGTAAACGATGCGTTGGACTTGATTGAGTTTGCCAATGGGGCAGTGGACAGCAAATGGGGCGCTAAGCGGGCAGAAATGGGACACCCAGAGCCTTTTGGCTTGAAGTTTATTGGTGTAGGAAATGAAAACTGGGGGCCTCAATACATTGAGAGAGCCAAGATTTTTGAGCAAGCCATCAAAGCTGCCTATCCAGAGGTGACGATTGTATCTACTTCAGGCCCTTTTCCTGATGGTAGAGAGTTTGAGTACCTTTGGGGAGAGTTGAGGGAGATGGATGCGGAACTGGTTGATGAACATTACTACAGACCTCCATCTTGGTTCAGGGAAAATGCCAGAAGGTATGATGACTATGATCGCAATGGTCCTAAGGTTTTTGCAGGGGAATATGCTGCGCACAGTACCACGGTAAGAGAAGATTTTAAAAGAAATAATTGGGAGGCGGCATTGTCAGAAGCGGCTTTTATGACGGGCTTGGAACGAAATGCTGATGTGGTAAGGCTGGCTTCATATGCTCCATTGTTTGCTCATGTGGATGGTTGGCAGTGGAATCCAGATATGATATGGTTTGATAATTTGCGTTCTTATGGCACGACCAATTACCAGGTGCAGAAGCTATTTTCTACGAACCCTGGTACTCATGTATTGTCCATTACCCAGGAGGGTAATAGCCTGGCAGGGGAAAATGACTTATATGCATCAGCGACCATTGATGAAAATACCAATGAGTTAATTTTTAAAATAGTCAATACTTCATCAGAAGCCAAGCAGGTCAGCATCAAGCTAGGCGGGAAATACAAAGGAAACGGGGTCGGTGAACTCCTGGAAATGGCCGACAAGGATCTGGAAGCCTATAACTCTTTGGATGACCCTGAAGCAGTAATCCCTGTAAGCAGATCCATAGAAGTGAACAAAAAAACTATCGAACTGGAATTAAAAGGCCAATCTGTTAATGTTGGCAGAGTTAAGTTGACCAAATAA
- a CDS encoding family 43 glycosylhydrolase, producing the protein MLILENHQSKCRLIFQSAFTLILVFFWSVNVVFAQNERKFNPILPDNIADPSIAYFDGTYYLYGTTDIDQGLSKMGPPVVWTSKDFVNWSFEGTILENIDWNKAYNFEDKEGKQKSGFFRYWAPGRPIEKDGKYYLWPTIVKPDDQMGIYVMVADHPTGPFKFLNGEGLSFNGFQILEHEAKPIIDDIDAEVFVEEDGTAYIYWRRRKAAKLNEDWTGLEGEVMDIQTSHGGYSEGPTVFKRNDIYYYLYTLSGHANYKNAYMISKEGPLGPFEAPDGPAIFIHSDGNTGVWGPGHGNIFHDPQTGKYIFAYLEYGEGGTTRQVFANEMKFNSDGTIKPIQVDFEGIGYLGNPSKEGTNVAFSAKASASSSKKAKEVEAKMDLNPNNLAGGTSPRELTKQKVFTYEAKNATDESNYTRWVAEAGDENPWLQIDLGKKRQIKRISLAFVHPVYGHAFEILGSEDGENWKKVHEQSEPEIKTPHDIKVKTGARYLKVIILAGHPGIWEMKVY; encoded by the coding sequence ATGTTGATTTTGGAGAATCATCAAAGTAAATGCAGACTGATCTTTCAGTCTGCATTTACTTTGATCTTAGTCTTTTTTTGGAGTGTAAATGTAGTGTTTGCTCAAAATGAAAGAAAGTTCAATCCCATTTTGCCGGACAATATTGCAGATCCCTCCATAGCCTATTTTGATGGAACCTACTATCTCTACGGCACGACAGATATTGACCAGGGATTGTCCAAAATGGGGCCTCCTGTTGTTTGGACTTCTAAGGACTTTGTGAATTGGAGCTTTGAAGGAACCATCCTAGAAAATATTGATTGGAACAAAGCTTACAATTTTGAGGATAAGGAGGGAAAACAAAAGTCAGGATTTTTCCGGTATTGGGCCCCTGGAAGACCGATCGAGAAAGATGGGAAGTATTATTTGTGGCCTACCATAGTGAAGCCGGATGATCAAATGGGGATTTATGTGATGGTTGCAGACCACCCTACAGGTCCTTTTAAATTCCTCAATGGAGAGGGGCTTTCTTTTAACGGTTTTCAGATTTTGGAACATGAAGCGAAGCCTATTATTGATGATATCGATGCGGAAGTTTTCGTTGAGGAGGATGGCACTGCTTATATTTATTGGAGAAGAAGAAAGGCCGCCAAACTGAATGAAGATTGGACTGGATTGGAGGGAGAAGTTATGGATATCCAGACCAGCCATGGTGGATATTCTGAAGGACCGACAGTCTTTAAAAGAAATGATATCTATTATTATCTCTATACCCTGTCAGGTCATGCAAATTATAAAAATGCCTACATGATCAGTAAAGAGGGGCCTTTAGGTCCTTTTGAAGCACCCGATGGGCCTGCCATTTTTATTCACTCGGATGGAAATACTGGAGTCTGGGGGCCAGGGCACGGCAATATCTTCCACGATCCACAAACTGGGAAATACATTTTTGCCTATTTGGAATATGGAGAAGGAGGAACAACCAGACAGGTTTTTGCCAATGAGATGAAGTTTAACTCTGATGGTACGATTAAGCCCATCCAAGTTGATTTCGAAGGAATTGGTTATTTAGGAAATCCATCCAAAGAGGGAACCAATGTAGCCTTTAGTGCTAAAGCAAGTGCTTCTTCCAGCAAAAAGGCCAAGGAAGTAGAGGCTAAGATGGATTTGAATCCAAATAATTTGGCCGGAGGAACAAGTCCCAGAGAACTGACCAAACAAAAGGTATTTACTTATGAGGCGAAGAATGCCACAGATGAAAGTAATTATACCCGATGGGTTGCAGAGGCAGGTGATGAAAATCCTTGGTTGCAAATCGATTTGGGTAAGAAGCGGCAGATCAAAAGAATTAGCTTGGCATTTGTGCATCCGGTATATGGACATGCTTTTGAAATACTAGGTTCTGAAGATGGTGAAAATTGGAAAAAGGTACATGAACAATCAGAACCTGAAATCAAGACCCCGCACGATATAAAAGTCAAAACGGGGGCAAGGTATTTAAAGGTAATTATCTTAGCTGGACATCCTGGAATTTGGGAAATGAAAGTTTACTAG
- a CDS encoding exo-alpha-sialidase gives MKKNSLWIYCLASLTLLGSCVQEKQKVSWRDGILVDEFIYEEAPYPSCHAATIAETSDGLVAAWFGGTHERNPDVGIWLSHHKDGQWTPSVEVANGVINDTLRYPTWNPVLYQVPDGDLQLYYKVGPHPSKWWGMMMSSKDGGQSWSAPKVLPDSTVGPVKNKPVLLDNGDLIAPSSTEGDGWNIHFEVSPDFGETWEIVGPIGRGEDDINAIQPSVLDHGNGKLQILARTRNRAVGTSWSEDYGQTWTPLEKSNLPNNNSGTDAVTLVDGRHLLVYNHVLPPGDKAKGPRTPLNVSISNDGINWEASLVLEDSEISQYSYPAIIQSSDGMVHIVYTWRRERIKHVKIDPDRLTSLPIKDGVWPKLPEEATTIEEAVEE, from the coding sequence ATGAAAAAAAATAGCTTATGGATATACTGCCTCGCCTCCTTGACTTTACTGGGCTCTTGTGTGCAGGAAAAACAAAAAGTAAGCTGGAGAGATGGTATTCTTGTAGATGAATTTATATATGAGGAAGCACCCTACCCTTCTTGTCATGCTGCCACAATAGCAGAAACTTCAGATGGACTTGTAGCCGCTTGGTTTGGCGGAACCCATGAAAGAAATCCTGATGTAGGCATATGGTTAAGCCACCATAAGGATGGTCAATGGACACCATCTGTTGAAGTGGCCAATGGCGTGATCAATGACACTTTGCGATATCCAACTTGGAATCCAGTGCTTTATCAGGTGCCAGATGGTGATTTACAACTTTATTATAAAGTGGGACCACATCCTTCCAAATGGTGGGGAATGATGATGAGCTCAAAGGACGGAGGACAGAGCTGGTCTGCCCCAAAGGTACTTCCTGACAGTACGGTAGGGCCTGTAAAAAACAAACCTGTTTTGTTGGATAATGGGGATTTGATAGCTCCTTCAAGTACAGAAGGGGATGGTTGGAATATCCATTTTGAGGTTTCACCAGACTTTGGGGAAACTTGGGAAATAGTTGGTCCAATTGGTCGTGGAGAAGATGACATTAACGCCATTCAGCCAAGTGTGTTGGATCATGGAAACGGTAAGCTTCAGATTTTGGCCAGAACACGCAATAGGGCTGTAGGAACTTCTTGGTCCGAGGATTATGGACAAACTTGGACTCCTTTGGAAAAATCCAATTTGCCAAATAACAATTCCGGAACAGATGCAGTGACCTTAGTAGATGGAAGACATCTTTTGGTTTATAATCATGTTCTGCCTCCCGGAGATAAAGCAAAAGGTCCAAGAACTCCTTTGAATGTATCCATTTCTAATGATGGAATCAACTGGGAAGCTTCACTGGTTTTGGAAGATTCAGAAATCAGCCAATACTCCTATCCAGCGATTATACAGTCATCTGATGGTATGGTGCACATTGTATATACTTGGAGAAGAGAGCGGATCAAACATGTGAAAATTGATCCAGATAGGTTGACCTCGTTGCCGATCAAAGATGGAGTTTGGCCCAAGCTTCCCGAAGAGGCGACCACCATAGAAGAAGCTGTTGAAGAATGA
- a CDS encoding sugar phosphate isomerase/epimerase, with amino-acid sequence MSNFKRRSFIKSLALIGGGIVFGQALAACTSSKAMTGLAKKRYQIAVCDWMILKRQKLSALALANEINADGIELDMGGLGNRDTFDSKLGDAQTRQQFLEEAQKQGVGFSSIAMSGFYAQSFAERPTVPQMVQDTVDTMKGMHIKVAYLPLGVQGDLVKHPELRPAIVERLKMAGAKAQEAGGVIAVETALDAAGEVELLKEIGSPGVKISFNFANAIKNGKDIPTELKKLGAENIAQIHCSNTDGELIQNDPALDMPTIKKTLDKMGWSGWLIIERSRDTDDVHNVRANYGGNVAYMKSVFQG; translated from the coding sequence GTGAGTAATTTTAAAAGAAGAAGTTTTATCAAATCTTTGGCGCTGATTGGCGGAGGGATAGTTTTTGGTCAGGCTTTAGCTGCCTGTACATCCAGCAAGGCAATGACTGGTTTGGCAAAGAAGCGCTATCAAATAGCAGTTTGTGACTGGATGATCCTCAAACGCCAAAAACTCAGTGCCCTGGCCTTAGCCAATGAGATCAATGCAGACGGTATAGAGTTGGATATGGGGGGATTGGGTAATCGTGATACTTTTGACAGCAAATTGGGAGATGCACAAACACGTCAACAGTTTTTGGAAGAAGCCCAAAAACAAGGTGTTGGGTTTAGCTCCATTGCCATGTCAGGTTTTTATGCCCAGTCTTTTGCCGAGCGTCCAACTGTCCCGCAAATGGTACAGGATACAGTTGACACCATGAAGGGGATGCACATCAAAGTGGCTTATTTGCCTTTGGGGGTTCAAGGGGATTTGGTCAAACACCCAGAACTCAGGCCTGCGATAGTAGAAAGGCTCAAGATGGCCGGGGCCAAAGCCCAGGAAGCCGGAGGTGTTATCGCTGTAGAAACAGCCTTGGATGCAGCTGGAGAAGTGGAGTTGTTAAAAGAAATAGGATCACCAGGAGTGAAAATATCTTTCAACTTCGCAAATGCCATCAAGAACGGGAAAGATATTCCTACGGAACTGAAAAAATTGGGAGCAGAAAACATTGCCCAAATTCACTGCTCCAATACTGATGGTGAGCTGATCCAAAATGACCCTGCTTTGGATATGCCTACGATCAAGAAGACCCTGGACAAGATGGGCTGGTCAGGTTGGTTGATCATTGAACGCTCAAGGGATACGGATGATGTTCATAATGTCCGCGCGAATTATGGGGGCAATGTAGCTTACATGAAGTCAGTGTTCCAAGGTTAA